Proteins from one Corynebacterium testudinoris genomic window:
- a CDS encoding helix-turn-helix domain-containing protein, giving the protein MATDEGSIVVDIDVMLATRKMSVGELAERVGITPANLAVLKNGRAKAVRFTTLAALCHALDCQPGDLLRYAP; this is encoded by the coding sequence ATGGCCACCGATGAGGGAAGCATCGTCGTTGATATTGACGTCATGCTGGCCACACGCAAGATGTCCGTTGGAGAGCTCGCCGAGAGGGTGGGCATCACCCCGGCCAATCTCGCGGTGCTGAAAAACGGAAGGGCCAAGGCGGTTCGTTTCACCACCTTGGCCGCTTTATGCCACGCCCTGGACTGTCAGCCCGGGGATCTGCTCCGCTACGCCCCTTAG
- a CDS encoding DUF2975 domain-containing protein — protein sequence MSARLVTLLRGILILGIIGSGAIQLRFAIGILFFGTEALLARIALTLCIVIGLGCLQFAAVCIWKLLNLVNADTVFSPTAIRWVNRIIGAIFGFAACILVAGYVVAEVDDAPGLIFVAFLAALLVCGVALIVYVQRTLLIKATGFSADLEGVI from the coding sequence ATGTCAGCCAGACTCGTCACCCTTCTCCGGGGCATTCTCATCCTCGGCATCATCGGCAGCGGTGCCATTCAACTCCGCTTTGCCATCGGCATCCTCTTCTTCGGCACCGAAGCACTCCTTGCCCGGATAGCCCTCACCCTGTGCATTGTCATCGGCTTGGGTTGCCTCCAATTCGCTGCGGTGTGCATTTGGAAGCTACTCAACTTGGTCAACGCCGATACGGTCTTCTCCCCCACGGCCATTCGCTGGGTAAACCGCATCATTGGCGCCATTTTTGGGTTCGCCGCCTGCATCCTTGTCGCGGGTTACGTCGTCGCCGAGGTAGATGATGCACCGGGGCTCATCTTCGTGGCGTTCCTGGCTGCCCTTCTGGTGTGCGGAGTCGCTCTCATCGTCTATGTCCAGCGCACTCTCCTCATTAAGGCGACGGGATTCTCTGCCGATCTCGAGGGGGTCATCTGA
- a CDS encoding LysE family translocator: protein MEENVFMLPLAAILGFGLAITPLVLTPGASFALVSTRGLAGDRRGAWATIVGTAAGILTHAVLAGFGLAALVMRSAELYHVVRLAGAVYLVGLGMYLIWQGYRRQPKTSRNEQTDSAGHQCRRLWQAYVANVLNVKAASVYLTLAPQFVNTEGVSVSAMLTLAGVHIVVMTVWLGAWSFGLTSLAVRFDPRRWIRVINAAGGVALIALGVRSFRPAD from the coding sequence GTGGAAGAGAATGTCTTTATGCTTCCGCTAGCAGCGATTCTCGGCTTCGGCTTGGCCATCACGCCTCTGGTACTGACACCCGGAGCGAGCTTCGCGCTGGTCAGTACTCGCGGTCTGGCTGGCGATCGACGAGGTGCTTGGGCGACCATCGTCGGGACGGCGGCCGGAATCCTGACTCATGCCGTTCTCGCAGGTTTTGGACTCGCTGCGTTGGTAATGCGCTCCGCCGAGCTTTACCACGTTGTCCGCCTGGCCGGGGCGGTCTATTTGGTTGGTCTCGGGATGTATCTCATTTGGCAAGGTTATCGCCGCCAGCCGAAGACCTCCCGGAACGAACAGACAGACTCTGCCGGGCATCAGTGTCGACGACTATGGCAGGCGTATGTGGCAAATGTTTTGAATGTGAAGGCTGCCTCGGTGTATCTCACGCTGGCTCCACAGTTCGTCAACACCGAAGGCGTTTCCGTGTCTGCCATGCTCACCTTGGCCGGTGTCCATATTGTTGTCATGACCGTGTGGCTCGGCGCATGGTCGTTTGGATTGACGTCCCTAGCTGTCCGTTTCGATCCTCGGAGGTGGATCCGGGTGATCAATGCGGCGGGTGGAGTTGCCCTCATTGCATTGGGCGTCCGCAGTTTCCGCCCTGCCGACTAA
- a CDS encoding IclR family transcriptional regulator — protein sequence MGQYIAVSGIKVLDRSVAILQAVAAEPLSLTELCERTGLPRATTHRLATALEAHRLLSRGTDGRWSTGPTIAALNAGGKDLLIDAALPLMSALKDVTGESVQLYELDGDTRTCVASQEPASGLQNTVPVGSQLPLTSGSAAKIFLAHGSTQLRDALLPHAAFTAEELDEVRLQGWSESVAEREVGLASLSAPVFSSAGTLVAVLSISGPAERLRPHPGDKWSAELVNSAHQLSKAL from the coding sequence ATGGGACAGTATATCGCAGTTTCCGGCATTAAAGTACTCGATCGCTCCGTAGCAATCCTCCAAGCGGTCGCCGCCGAACCACTCTCGCTCACCGAACTGTGCGAGAGAACCGGCCTGCCCCGCGCCACCACACATCGCCTGGCCACCGCCCTCGAAGCACACCGCCTCCTTTCCCGCGGCACAGACGGCCGCTGGTCCACCGGCCCCACCATCGCCGCCCTCAATGCCGGCGGCAAAGACCTGCTTATCGACGCCGCCCTCCCCCTCATGTCCGCACTCAAAGACGTCACCGGAGAATCCGTCCAGCTCTACGAGCTCGACGGCGACACCCGCACCTGCGTCGCCTCCCAAGAACCCGCCAGCGGACTCCAAAACACCGTCCCCGTCGGCTCCCAACTCCCCCTCACCTCCGGGTCCGCCGCCAAAATCTTCCTCGCCCACGGCAGCACACAGCTTCGCGACGCCCTCCTCCCCCACGCTGCCTTCACCGCCGAGGAACTCGACGAGGTCCGCCTCCAAGGCTGGTCCGAGTCCGTCGCCGAGCGCGAAGTCGGCCTCGCCTCCCTCTCCGCCCCCGTCTTCTCCTCCGCAGGCACCCTCGTCGCCGTACTCTCCATCTCCGGCCCCGCCGAACGCCTACGCCCCCACCCCGGCGACAAGTGGAGCGCCGAACTAGTCAATTCCGCGCACCAGCTGTCGAAAGCGTTGTAG
- the leuC gene encoding 3-isopropylmalate dehydratase large subunit — MADKLTLAEKVWNDHIVAKGENGDPDLLYIDLQLLHEVTSPQAFDGLRLAGRKLRRPDLHLATEDHNVPTEGIVSGNLLEIAEPTSRVQVETLRKNCAEFGVRLHPMGDVKQGIVHTVGPQLGATQPGMTIVCGDSHTSTHGAFGSIAMGIGTSEVEHVMATQTLPLKPFKTMAIEVSGELQPGVTAKDLILAIIAKIGTGGGQGHIIEYRGEAIEKLSMEARMTICNMSIEAGARAGMVAPDEKTFEYVHGREFAPKGADWDAAVEYWKTLPTDEGATFDTVVEIDGSALTPFITWGTNPGQGLPLSADVPDPESFTNDSDKAAAEKALAYMGLVPGTPLRDVAIDTVFLGSCTNARIEDLRAAAEVVQGRSIAANTRMLVVPSSTMVKEQAEEEGLDKIFTEFGAEWRTAGCSMCLGMNPDQLKPGERSASTSNRNFEGRQGPGGRTHLVSPPVAAATAVLGHLASPADLSGDNRG, encoded by the coding sequence ATGGCCGACAAGCTCACGCTCGCCGAGAAGGTGTGGAATGACCATATTGTTGCCAAGGGCGAGAACGGGGACCCCGATCTGCTCTATATCGATCTGCAGCTCCTCCACGAAGTTACCTCCCCGCAGGCCTTCGATGGGCTGCGCCTCGCTGGACGTAAGCTTCGCCGCCCTGACCTTCACCTCGCTACCGAGGATCACAACGTGCCCACCGAGGGCATTGTGTCCGGCAACCTGCTTGAGATCGCGGAGCCGACTTCGCGGGTCCAGGTGGAAACCCTGCGCAAGAACTGCGCCGAGTTTGGGGTGCGCCTGCACCCGATGGGTGACGTCAAGCAGGGAATCGTGCACACCGTGGGTCCGCAGCTCGGCGCGACGCAGCCGGGCATGACGATCGTCTGCGGCGATTCGCACACCTCCACGCACGGCGCGTTCGGGTCGATCGCGATGGGCATTGGTACCTCCGAGGTCGAGCACGTCATGGCCACGCAGACTCTGCCGCTCAAGCCGTTTAAGACAATGGCCATCGAGGTCTCCGGTGAGCTGCAGCCGGGGGTGACGGCGAAGGATCTCATTCTGGCGATCATCGCCAAGATCGGTACCGGCGGCGGCCAGGGGCACATCATCGAATACCGCGGCGAGGCGATAGAAAAGCTCTCCATGGAAGCCCGCATGACGATCTGCAACATGTCGATTGAGGCCGGTGCCCGAGCTGGCATGGTCGCCCCGGACGAGAAGACCTTCGAGTACGTTCATGGCCGCGAGTTCGCTCCGAAGGGCGCCGATTGGGACGCCGCCGTGGAGTATTGGAAGACCTTGCCGACGGATGAGGGCGCGACCTTCGACACGGTTGTGGAGATCGACGGTTCAGCGCTGACCCCCTTTATCACCTGGGGCACCAACCCAGGTCAGGGCCTGCCGCTGAGCGCGGATGTCCCGGACCCGGAGTCCTTCACCAATGACTCCGACAAGGCCGCCGCTGAGAAGGCCCTGGCCTACATGGGCTTGGTCCCCGGCACCCCGCTTCGCGACGTCGCCATTGACACCGTCTTCCTCGGATCCTGCACCAATGCGCGGATCGAGGACCTGCGGGCCGCCGCCGAGGTCGTCCAAGGCCGCTCGATCGCCGCGAACACTCGCATGCTCGTCGTCCCTTCCTCGACCATGGTCAAGGAACAGGCCGAAGAAGAGGGGCTGGACAAGATCTTCACCGAGTTCGGTGCCGAGTGGCGCACCGCCGGCTGCTCCATGTGCTTAGGCATGAACCCCGACCAGCTCAAGCCCGGTGAGCGTTCCGCGTCTACCTCGAACCGCAACTTCGAAGGCCGTCAAGGCCCGGGAGGACGCACGCACCTCGTGTCTCCGCCCGTTGCCGCCGCCACCGCAGTCCTGGGGCACCTCGCCTCTCCCGCCGACCTCTCAGGAGACAATCGTGGATAA
- the leuD gene encoding 3-isopropylmalate dehydratase small subunit, translated as MDKFTTHTGVGVPLTRSNVDTDQIIPAVYLKRVTRTGFEDGLFAGWRKDENFVLNQEPYRNGSILVAGPDFGTGSSREHAVWALMDYGFRVVLSSRFADIFRGNSGKAGFLAGEMEEADIELLWKQLEAEPGMEITVDLDSRTVSAGENVYRFSVDDYTRWRLMEGLDDIGLTLRDEPAITRYENTRPSFKPEITA; from the coding sequence GTGGATAAGTTCACCACTCACACCGGGGTCGGAGTCCCGCTGACCCGCTCGAACGTCGACACCGACCAAATCATCCCTGCCGTCTACCTCAAGCGCGTCACCCGCACCGGCTTCGAGGACGGCCTGTTCGCCGGTTGGCGCAAGGACGAGAACTTCGTCCTCAACCAGGAGCCCTACCGCAATGGTTCGATCCTCGTCGCGGGCCCCGATTTTGGCACCGGTTCCTCCCGCGAACACGCCGTGTGGGCGCTCATGGACTACGGCTTCCGCGTCGTGCTGTCCTCGCGCTTCGCCGACATCTTCCGCGGCAACTCCGGCAAAGCTGGTTTCCTCGCCGGGGAGATGGAGGAAGCCGACATCGAGTTGCTGTGGAAGCAGCTCGAAGCCGAGCCGGGCATGGAAATCACCGTCGACCTCGATTCCCGCACGGTCAGCGCGGGGGAGAACGTCTACCGGTTCTCCGTCGACGACTACACCCGTTGGCGGCTGATGGAAGGCCTCGACGACATCGGCCTGACGCTTCGCGACGAACCCGCCATCACCCGCTACGAAAACACCCGGCCATCCTTCAAACCGGAAATCACGGCCTGA
- a CDS encoding NUDIX hydrolase, whose protein sequence is MAKKPQRHEIDKDKDSALLVNGRHQVIPADPAGQFKRATLAAGAVLWRGDITDVDSLEVAVIHRPHYDDWSLAKGKVDPGESLPTTAAREILEETGYDIRLGKLLGKVTYPVLDRTKVVYYWTGEVIGGEFTPNGEVDEIRWLPIAQARELLSYDVDIQVLAKAEKRFRLPATSRILYVRHARAHQRRNWHGDDNLRPLDKKGRRQAEMLVPMLLPYKPHTVYSALPDRCQATAAPLADELNLDVVVDPALGDDAWLSDMVSAQARFQELIDAGGTSVVVAQGTIIPDMIAWLSANGRLPLHEIEAKKASVWVLSFNEGQLTGADYLASPLPVK, encoded by the coding sequence ATGGCGAAAAAACCCCAGCGACATGAGATCGACAAGGATAAGGATTCTGCCTTGCTGGTCAACGGCCGCCATCAGGTGATCCCCGCTGACCCCGCGGGGCAGTTTAAGCGGGCGACGCTCGCGGCCGGCGCGGTGCTGTGGCGGGGCGACATCACTGATGTGGACTCCCTTGAGGTCGCGGTTATTCACCGCCCGCATTATGACGATTGGTCGTTGGCCAAGGGCAAGGTCGATCCAGGTGAGTCGCTGCCGACGACCGCTGCCCGCGAGATCCTCGAGGAGACGGGCTACGACATTCGCCTGGGCAAGCTCCTGGGCAAAGTGACCTATCCGGTTCTCGACCGCACGAAGGTGGTGTACTACTGGACCGGCGAGGTCATTGGCGGTGAGTTCACCCCGAATGGCGAGGTGGATGAGATCCGGTGGCTGCCGATCGCGCAAGCCCGCGAACTGCTCAGTTATGACGTGGATATCCAGGTGTTAGCGAAGGCGGAGAAGCGTTTCCGCCTCCCGGCGACTTCCCGCATCTTGTATGTCCGCCATGCTCGCGCGCATCAGCGCCGCAATTGGCACGGCGATGACAATCTGCGCCCGTTGGATAAGAAGGGGCGTCGGCAGGCGGAGATGCTCGTCCCGATGCTGCTTCCTTATAAGCCGCATACGGTCTATTCGGCGCTGCCCGATCGGTGCCAGGCCACGGCTGCCCCGTTGGCGGATGAGCTCAACCTCGACGTGGTCGTCGATCCGGCCTTGGGCGATGACGCCTGGCTGTCGGATATGGTGAGCGCGCAAGCGCGCTTTCAAGAGCTTATCGACGCCGGAGGTACCTCCGTCGTCGTCGCCCAAGGCACCATCATCCCCGACATGATTGCCTGGCTTAGCGCGAACGGACGCCTCCCGCTCCACGAGATCGAAGCGAAGAAGGCGTCCGTGTGGGTCCTGTCCTTTAACGAGGGCCAGCTCACCGGCGCGGACTATCTAGCCAGTCCGCTCCCGGTGAAATAG
- a CDS encoding NAD(P)H-dependent glycerol-3-phosphate dehydrogenase yields MVNVAVMGAGSWGTTLAKVFADAGNTVTLWARRPELAEQIQTTHTNPDYLGDIVLPAAITATSDAAAALENATIVVFAVPSQTMRDNLTDWAPLIPADATLVSISKGVETGTYLRMSEVICQITGADPTRVAVLSGPNLAREIAEEQPAATVIACVDDNRAKLVQAAVATPYLRPYTNTDVVGVELGGACKNVIALACGMAAGRGLGENTLASLITRGLAEVTRLGAAMGADPSTFAGLAGMGDLVATCTSPLSRNRTFGLRLGEGGTLEEATEATHGQVAEGVISSNSIFQLAEANRVEMPITQAVFAVCHKGLEVSDMVTALMGRSKKSE; encoded by the coding sequence GTGGTCAACGTCGCAGTCATGGGAGCCGGATCGTGGGGAACTACCCTCGCGAAGGTCTTCGCTGATGCCGGGAACACCGTCACGCTCTGGGCCCGCCGCCCTGAGCTGGCCGAACAGATCCAGACCACCCACACCAACCCCGACTACCTCGGCGACATCGTGCTCCCCGCCGCTATCACCGCGACCTCGGATGCCGCCGCCGCGCTAGAAAACGCCACCATCGTGGTCTTCGCCGTCCCCAGCCAGACGATGCGCGACAACCTCACCGACTGGGCCCCACTCATTCCTGCCGACGCCACCTTGGTCAGTATTTCCAAGGGTGTGGAAACCGGGACCTACCTGCGCATGAGCGAGGTCATCTGCCAGATCACTGGCGCCGACCCCACACGGGTGGCGGTGCTGTCCGGCCCGAACCTCGCGCGCGAAATCGCCGAGGAACAGCCCGCCGCCACCGTCATCGCGTGCGTGGACGACAACCGCGCCAAGCTCGTCCAAGCAGCCGTGGCCACGCCGTACCTGCGCCCCTACACCAACACCGATGTGGTGGGGGTCGAACTCGGTGGAGCCTGCAAGAACGTCATCGCCTTAGCGTGTGGCATGGCGGCCGGCCGTGGACTGGGTGAAAACACCCTGGCTTCCTTGATCACCCGCGGCCTGGCGGAAGTCACTCGACTTGGCGCGGCCATGGGCGCCGATCCCAGTACCTTCGCCGGGCTGGCTGGCATGGGCGACCTCGTGGCCACCTGCACCTCGCCGCTGTCCCGTAACCGCACCTTCGGTCTCCGGCTCGGAGAAGGCGGCACCCTCGAAGAAGCGACGGAAGCTACCCACGGCCAGGTAGCCGAGGGCGTCATCTCCTCCAATTCCATTTTCCAGCTGGCGGAAGCCAACCGAGTGGAGATGCCGATCACTCAAGCGGTATTCGCGGTGTGCCACAAGGGACTGGAGGTCTCTGACATGGTGACGGCGTTGATGGGCCGGTCAAAGAAGTCGGAATAG
- a CDS encoding D-alanine--D-alanine ligase family protein — protein sequence MEKPQRIRVGVVYGGRSSEHSVSCVSAGAIMDHLDPEAFDVVAIGITPEGKWTAGESDPSVLVFRDGQLPTVGDEGPELALSLNPATRGQIRNAETGELHATVDVIFPALHGLFGEDGTIQGLLEMAGIPYVGTGVLSSACGMDKEYMRKLMAAVGLPITPEVILRDRTELTTEEKANLGLPVFVKPARGGSSIGVSKVTDWADLPAAVALALEFDNKVIVEAEIVGEEVEVGVLERPDGSVVASVPAMLNGTGDSVEGFYGFETKYLDDVVTATIPAPFDEDMTTALQSMAIDTFQALNCEGLARVDFFVTDQGPVVNEINTMPGFTPISMYPQAFAASGLAYEDLLRTLVEEALAR from the coding sequence ATGGAAAAGCCACAACGTATTCGCGTCGGGGTCGTCTATGGCGGCCGTAGTTCAGAACATTCAGTTTCCTGCGTCTCTGCGGGGGCGATCATGGACCACCTGGACCCCGAGGCCTTCGACGTCGTGGCTATCGGCATCACACCGGAGGGGAAGTGGACGGCGGGGGAGTCAGATCCCAGCGTTCTCGTCTTCCGAGATGGCCAGCTGCCCACCGTTGGTGACGAGGGCCCTGAACTCGCCCTTTCCCTTAACCCGGCCACGCGGGGCCAGATCCGCAATGCCGAGACCGGTGAGCTTCATGCCACGGTCGATGTCATTTTCCCGGCGCTTCACGGTCTCTTCGGCGAGGACGGCACCATTCAGGGGTTGCTGGAGATGGCGGGCATTCCCTACGTGGGTACCGGCGTCCTTTCTTCCGCCTGCGGCATGGATAAGGAGTACATGAGGAAGCTCATGGCGGCGGTCGGTTTGCCGATCACCCCGGAGGTGATCTTGCGGGATCGCACGGAGCTCACGACCGAAGAAAAGGCAAACCTCGGCCTCCCGGTGTTTGTCAAGCCTGCTCGCGGGGGTTCATCAATCGGGGTATCCAAGGTGACGGACTGGGCCGATCTGCCAGCCGCCGTTGCCCTGGCACTGGAATTCGACAACAAGGTCATCGTCGAGGCCGAGATCGTCGGCGAAGAAGTAGAGGTAGGCGTGTTGGAGCGCCCGGACGGCAGCGTCGTTGCCTCGGTCCCGGCCATGCTCAACGGCACCGGCGACTCGGTCGAAGGTTTCTATGGTTTCGAGACCAAATACCTCGATGATGTGGTTACGGCCACGATCCCGGCGCCCTTCGACGAGGACATGACCACAGCGCTGCAAAGCATGGCCATCGATACGTTCCAGGCCCTTAACTGCGAGGGCCTGGCTCGGGTGGACTTCTTTGTCACTGATCAGGGCCCGGTGGTCAACGAGATCAACACCATGCCCGGCTTCACGCCCATTTCGATGTATCCACAGGCCTTCGCGGCGAGTGGTCTCGCCTACGAGGACCTCTTGCGCACCCTCGTCGAGGAGGCACTCGCCCGCTAG
- a CDS encoding DUF3515 domain-containing protein — translation MSTIASTQFSRSGKTAIYLSLVLAVAMVVGVLLGAKLVFSRAADQPVGMTELPAPMADSAECAAVVDALPEDVVGHDRAQIAEPAPAGVAAWASSSTERITFRCGIDLPMQYNEYSQVQDIDGVEWLQVSDVTPGSTLSSWYTVNRSPVVAVTADEASLGSAADPVTELAGAVSTLPVVATQPNPAPLSQLAAGDVGDCGPLMAALPESVADGYSRIDVPETTTAAWAAIGREPVVIRCGVAPPANYEAGARLTQVDDIPWFEDTTLANGTTSSTWFALGRSTDIAVSAPQEVGNAAVVTLGRLIAEHTPEQS, via the coding sequence ATGAGCACCATTGCCTCCACCCAATTTAGCCGTTCCGGGAAAACCGCCATCTATCTCTCCCTGGTCTTGGCCGTGGCGATGGTGGTGGGGGTACTCCTGGGGGCGAAGCTCGTGTTCAGCCGAGCCGCCGACCAGCCCGTCGGCATGACGGAACTTCCCGCGCCGATGGCGGACTCCGCCGAATGCGCGGCCGTTGTGGACGCGTTGCCCGAGGATGTGGTGGGCCACGACCGGGCCCAGATCGCCGAGCCCGCTCCCGCCGGCGTCGCCGCGTGGGCCTCCAGCTCCACCGAGCGCATCACCTTCCGCTGCGGCATCGACCTACCCATGCAGTACAACGAATACTCGCAGGTCCAAGACATTGATGGGGTGGAATGGCTGCAGGTATCGGACGTTACGCCCGGCTCAACCCTCTCCTCCTGGTACACCGTCAACCGCTCCCCGGTCGTCGCCGTCACCGCTGATGAGGCTTCCCTGGGTTCCGCGGCCGACCCCGTCACTGAGCTCGCGGGCGCCGTGTCCACGCTTCCCGTTGTTGCTACACAGCCCAACCCGGCGCCGCTGTCCCAGCTCGCCGCTGGCGATGTCGGCGATTGCGGGCCACTGATGGCCGCACTGCCAGAGTCAGTCGCCGATGGCTATTCGCGTATCGACGTCCCCGAGACCACCACCGCGGCCTGGGCCGCAATCGGCCGGGAACCGGTGGTCATCCGCTGCGGCGTCGCCCCGCCCGCCAACTACGAGGCCGGCGCCCGTCTCACCCAAGTCGACGACATCCCCTGGTTCGAGGACACGACGCTGGCCAATGGCACGACGTCCTCCACCTGGTTCGCGCTGGGACGCTCGACCGACATCGCCGTGAGCGCGCCCCAGGAAGTGGGCAATGCCGCCGTGGTGACCTTGGGCCGACTCATCGCCGAGCACACCCCGGAGCAGTCCTAG
- a CDS encoding thiamine-phosphate kinase translates to MDRKSIERTGVTHFPSHFSGPTLGEVGEHRAIEAIVQAAPSTRNGDDAAVLSHASPNSQGVATTDMLIEGRHFSVDWSTPEEIGQKAIVQNFADIEAMGARPIAALLAIAAPPETPLSYLTGIAAGIAERVGSYSAELVGGDLTSANELVISVTAIGSLGGSRPPLRLDRARLGQRVVAHGRIGWSAAGLALLRAFGRADIPPVFGPLIDAHCAPRLNPGRGVIARATGATAMTDNSDGLVVDLSTVARRSGVGIDLHSADISPDELLFQAAELLNADPWEWVLSGGEDHTLLATTAGEPPSGFRAIGRVTKGDGVTVDGAAPAYTDGWVSF, encoded by the coding sequence ATGGACCGCAAGTCTATCGAAAGGACTGGTGTGACCCACTTCCCATCCCACTTTTCCGGCCCGACGCTCGGTGAGGTCGGCGAGCATCGCGCAATTGAGGCAATCGTGCAGGCCGCCCCGTCGACGCGAAATGGTGATGATGCGGCGGTGTTGTCCCACGCCTCGCCTAATTCTCAGGGGGTGGCTACGACGGACATGCTCATTGAGGGTCGGCATTTTTCCGTGGATTGGTCCACGCCGGAGGAGATTGGTCAGAAGGCGATTGTGCAGAACTTCGCCGATATTGAGGCGATGGGGGCTCGTCCGATCGCCGCGTTGTTGGCCATCGCGGCCCCGCCGGAGACGCCGCTGAGCTATCTCACGGGCATCGCCGCGGGCATCGCGGAGCGGGTGGGGTCGTATTCGGCTGAGCTTGTGGGTGGGGATCTGACCTCGGCGAATGAGCTCGTCATTTCGGTGACGGCCATCGGTTCGCTCGGTGGTTCCCGTCCGCCGCTGCGGCTCGACCGTGCTCGCCTGGGCCAACGGGTTGTCGCCCATGGCCGGATCGGATGGTCGGCAGCCGGCTTGGCCCTGCTCAGGGCCTTCGGTCGCGCGGACATCCCGCCGGTGTTTGGACCGCTTATCGACGCCCACTGTGCCCCACGCCTCAACCCCGGTCGCGGGGTCATCGCCCGCGCCACGGGCGCGACGGCGATGACGGACAATTCCGATGGCCTCGTCGTTGACCTGTCCACGGTGGCCAGGCGCTCCGGGGTGGGCATCGACCTCCATTCCGCCGACATCAGCCCCGATGAGTTGCTGTTCCAGGCAGCCGAGCTTCTCAACGCCGACCCGTGGGAGTGGGTCCTCTCTGGCGGGGAAGATCACACTCTTTTGGCCACCACCGCGGGGGAACCACCCTCCGGTTTCCGGGCCATTGGCAGGGTGACCAAGGGTGATGGCGTCACCGTTGATGGTGCTGCGCCCGCTTACACCGACGGATGGGTGAGTTTTTAA
- a CDS encoding uracil-DNA glycosylase, producing MLPVHSSWLPALEPVEDRIHALGDFLRSEPAYLPAGDDILRAFQNPFDEVKVLIVGQDPYPTPGHPMGLSFSTRPGVRPLPRSLQNIFRELGTDLGLPVAEDGDLSPWTRQGVLLLNRVLTVRPGAPASHRKKGWEEVTEAAIRALAARDQPLVSLLWGRDAQSAARFLGDHPRIESAHPSPLSASRGFFGSRPFSRANDLLVAAGAEPVNWQL from the coding sequence ATGTTGCCCGTTCACTCCTCCTGGCTCCCGGCACTTGAACCCGTGGAAGATCGCATCCACGCCTTGGGAGATTTCCTCCGCTCCGAACCCGCCTACCTCCCAGCTGGCGATGACATCCTTCGTGCCTTCCAGAATCCTTTCGACGAGGTGAAGGTCCTGATCGTTGGCCAGGACCCGTATCCCACACCTGGTCATCCCATGGGCTTGAGCTTTTCCACCCGGCCCGGGGTGCGGCCACTGCCGCGCAGCCTGCAGAACATTTTCCGGGAGCTGGGCACCGACCTTGGTCTGCCCGTCGCTGAGGATGGTGATTTGAGCCCGTGGACGCGCCAGGGCGTTCTCCTCCTCAATAGGGTCCTCACCGTCCGGCCTGGTGCCCCGGCCTCGCACCGTAAGAAAGGGTGGGAAGAGGTGACCGAGGCCGCGATCCGGGCCCTGGCTGCCCGGGATCAGCCACTGGTTTCACTTCTGTGGGGCCGCGATGCCCAATCGGCTGCCCGTTTCTTAGGCGATCATCCTCGGATCGAGTCAGCTCATCCCTCACCGTTGTCGGCCTCGCGCGGGTTCTTCGGTTCGCGACCATTTTCCCGGGCCAATGACCTGCTCGTTGCCGCCGGAGCCGAACCGGTGAACTGGCAGCTGTAG